The window AGCAGCGTGCCGCTGTCGCCGGCGTATTGCCCGCGCGAGCCGCTCAACAACGCCAGAGGCTGCACCGGCGGACGAATGTCGAGCTGCTTGCCGACGCTGCCTTTCTGCGCGGTGGCAGGCACGTCATAGTTACCGCTCTGTACCGGCAGGATCATGCCGGCCGGCGCGTTCAGCCCCTTGAGCGGTGAGGCGTCGAGGTACGCTTCGTCGCCGCTGACCTGGCGCTTGTAGCGCTGATCGCTGCTACAGGCCGCCAGCATCATAACCAACGAGATGCCAACGACTTTTGCTACTCTCGACTTTTGCAATGAATAAGCCATCAAATTTCCCTTAGAGTTACAGCAAACCGGCGCTTTTCAGCGCGCGTTCCACGACCGGACGCGCAGCGTCGGTCAACGGCGTCATCGGCAGACGCAGCGTATCGGTTGCCATCAATCCCAATGCCTTACAGGCCCACTTCACCGGAATCGGGTTTGCTTCTACAAATAAATCCTGATGCAACGGCATCAAGCGCTGATTTAAGCGGCGTGCCTCGGCGAAGTTGCCCTGCGACGCCAGCGCGCAAAGCTGCGCCATTTCGCGCGCGGCCACGTTGGCCGTTACGGAAATAACCCCTTTGCCGCCCAGTTGCATGAAGTCCAGGCCGCTGGCGTCGTCGCCGCTCAGCAGGATGAAATCTTCATCGTCAACCAGCACTTGGATCTGACTTACACGACTTAAGTTCCCTGTCGCTTCTTTAACGGCGACAATATTCTTGATTTTCGCCAGCCGCGCGATGGTCGGCGGCAGCATGTCGCAGCCGGTGCGCGAAGGCACGTTGTACAGAATCTGCGGCAGTTCGGTGCTTTCGGCGATCGCCTTGAAGTGCTGATACAGCCCTTCCTGGGTCGGCTTATTGTAGTATGGCGTTACCGTCAGGCAACCCACTACGCCGGTATCGGCAAAGCGACTGGTGAGCGAAATGGCTTCAGCGGTGGCGTTGGCGCCGGTACCGGCGATCACCGGAATGCGGCCGTCGGCCAGCTCCAGCGTCTGCAATACCACGTCAACGTGCTCGTCATGGGCAAGCGTTGCGGACTCGCCGGTAGTCCCTACGGAAACGATAGCCGCAGTGCCACTGGCGACATGATAATCAATCAGTTTTTTTAGGCTCGCGCGATCGACAGCACCTTTGTCGTCCATCGGCGTAACCAGTGCAACAATACTTCCCGTAAACATTGGCCGTCCCCTCCACAAACAAGTCACTCATGGTACTTTTGCTGCCTATCCAAAAGCAAGCGAACAACGGTGTTGTAAGCGCTTGGCAGGCGGTTTTTTTTATGTTTACCATGGTAACCCCATTGAGCACGACAGGAAGCTCCATTTTGCCTAAGCCAGATGAACACTATCTCGTGATTACCGCGCTCGGCGCCGATCGCCCCGGTATAGTCAATACCATCACCCGCCACGTCAGCAGTTGCGGATGCAATATCGAAGATAGCCGTCTGGCCATGCTGGGAGAAGAGTTCACCTTCATCATGCTGCTTTCCGGCAGCTGGAACGCCATCACCCTGATCGAGTCCACCCTGCCGCAGAAAGGCGCGGAGCTGGAGCTGCTGATTGTGATGAAACGCACGAACTCGCATGAGCGGCCGCCCATGCCCGCCACCGTGTGGGTGCAGGTCGAGGTGAAAGACTCGCCGCACATCATCGAACGCTTCACCGACCTGTTCGACTCCAGCCAGATGAACATCGCCGAGCTGGTGTCGCGCACTCAGCCGGCGAGCGGCGCCCTGCCGCCGCAGCTGTATATCCAGATCACCGCGCACAGCTCCGGCGATCGGGACGCATCAAATATTGAGCAAGCCTTTCATCGCCTATGTACAGAATTGAACGCGCAAGGCAGTATTAGCGTTGTGAACTATCCACAGCATGATGATAAAGATGGAGAGTAGTGATGAGCCCATTGAAAGCCGGTGACACAGCGCCGAAATTTAGTTTGCCTGACCAAGACGGTGAGGAAATTAATTTGGCCGACTTCCAGGGACAGCGAGTGTTGGTTTATTTTTACCCGAAGGCGATGACGCCGGGCTGCACCGTGCAAGCCTGCGGCCTGCGGGATAACATGGACGAATTGAAAAAGGCCGGCGTTGAAGTGCTGGGCATCAGCACCGATAAACCGGAGAAACTGTCGCGTTTTGCCGAGAAAGAGTTGCTCAACTTCACGCTGCTGTCTGACGAAGATCATCAGGTGGCGCAGCAGTTTGGCGTGTGGGGTGAAAAAACCTTTATGGGCAAAACCTACGACGGCATTCACCGCATCAGCTTCCTGATCGACGGCAAAGGCAAAGTTGAGAAAGTGTTCGATGATTTCAAGACCACCAATCATCACGACATCGTTCTGAGCTACCTGCAGCAGTGATCCTCACGAAGCGCAGCGGACGCTGCGCTTCGTTTTCTTCCGCCGTCAGCTATCTTCCGCTGCTACCCAGGGTTCGTTCGGCCAGGCGTGGATCACCGCCTTCACCAGCGTCGCCAGCGGTATGGCGAAAAACACCCCCCAAAAGCCCCACAGCCCACCGAAAATAATCACCGATAAAATAATCACCAGCGGATGCAGGTTGACCGCTTCCGAGAACAGGATCGGCACCAGCAGGTTGCCGTCCAGCCCCTGCACCACCAGATAGGCGACGATCAGCGTCCAGAAATCGGCGCCGACGCCCCACTGGAACATCGCGACCACCACCACCGGAATGGTGACCAGCACCGCGCCGATATAGGGGATCAGGACCGAGAAACCGACCAGCACCGCCAACAGCAGCGAATAACGCATATCCAGCACCGCGAACACCAGATAGGTCGCCACCCCGACGATCACCATTTCCAGCACCTTGCCGCGAATGTAGTTGGTGATCTGCTGGTTCATTTCCTGCCACACCTGCCCCGCCAGCCCGCGATTGCGCGGCAGCACGCGGCGCACCGCGTTGAGCATCTGCTCTTTGTCCTTCAGCAGGAAGAACATCATCATCGGCACCAGGATCAGGTAGATAGCCAGCGTCAGCAGCCCCACCAGCGAAGCCAGCGAGAACTTCACCACCGACTCGCCCATGCCGGACAGCTTGCCGCGCAGGTTCTCGGCCATCATGTCGATGATGCCGGCGTCCACCAGCGCCGGGTAGCGCTTCGGCAGCGTTGCGGCGTAGTTGTAGAACTGATTGAGCATCCCCGGCAGATCGGTCATCAGGTTGATGCCCTGTTGCCAGGCGGTCGGCGCCACCACGAACACCAGCAGCATGGCGATGCCGGCGAACATGATCATCACCATGCTCGCCGCCCAATTGCGCGAACAGCCGATGCGCTGCAGGCGCGCGGTCGGCCACTCCAGCAGGTAGGCCAGCACGATGGCCACCAGCAGCGGGGTCAGAATGCCGTGCAGGAAATAAAGAATGAGGAATCCGGCCAGCAGGATAACCAGCAGTGCGATAGCCTGCGGATCGGTGAAGCGGCGGCGGTACCACTGTAATAACAACTCCAGCATCAGAGCGTGCTCCTAGAGGTTTGACTGGCGGGCATGGCGGTTCCTGTGAGGGGGAATGTTTAATGGCTAACGACACCCTTTAACAATAGGTGTTCAAACCCATTCTTGTACCATGCCGGCCATTTGCCATCCAGCATTGTCAGCGCGGGTGCCGGGGAGAGAAAGCCGTCGATTTGCGTGTGCGGCCGAGGGAAATACCGGGTGGGATGGAAAAGCCGACGCCGCTGAATATCAGCGCCGGCGTTTGGGTTATTTCCCCTCGGCGAGGTCGAAACCAATCAGTTTTTTGTCGATGGCGGCGCCGGGCATCATCAGCCGCAGGCCGTCAATCAACTCGTCGCCCGCCGCATGCAACGCGTCCAGCGGCATGGCCGGCAGGCTCTCCAGAATAAACCACATCCGGCTCGCTTCGGCGCTCAGCCGGGTTCGGACGCCCTGCCGCCAGTTCCAGCGGCGGCAGGTCACCCCCAGATCATCGCGCCAGATCACCTCGCCCGGCTCCGGCGATTCGTGGGCTGTCTCCCCCTCTTTCACCGTGTCGAACAACTCTGTCCCTTCGGCGATCAGCAATCTGGGTTCACCCACGTAAGCCGCGATATTTTCGCCGCCGACCGGCACCGCATAGCGAATGCTGACCGCGTTGTACAGATCGACCACCGGATCGATGCTGGGCATATCGCCGTCGCGCAGTACGCGTTTGCGCAGGGCTTCGGCGGAACAGGGCGTGCGCTTGGGCTTGGCGCCAAAGCTTTTGAACGCCTCGGCCCAGGCCGCCAGATGCGCCTCGGCCCAGGGCGCATCCTCGCCGCTGACGGCGCGGCAGGCGCGCGCCAGCGCTGCGGCGGCAACGCCGGGATCCACGATCGGTGCGGCCTCGACCGTGATGCTCAACGCCCGGAATCCGGGGGCCAGTGCGGCGATAGCGGGATCGATTGACGGAACAACTGAAAGCATCGGATTATCCTGTAACGATGAGTTTATCTCACACTAATAACCGATGAAGAAGAAAGTCAACAGATTGGCTGCAGTGCAGAACCTAACGCAGGAATAGCCGCCCTTATCACCCACCCTCACCGACAAGGCAAAAATGATGACATCTCTCCCCATGCACTGGCGCCAGGCCGATTACCTGATCAGCACCGATGTTGCACGTCTCGATATTGACGCCATACATGCCTACCTCACCCGCTCCTCCTGGGCCGAAGGCATCGATAAAGACACCGTGCGGCTCTCCATCGCCAACAGCCTGTGTTTTGGCCTGTTCGACGGCGAACGGCAGATTGGCTTTGCCCGCCTGGTGACGGACTACGCCACCTTCGGCTACCTGTGCGATGTCTACGTGCTGGAGGAACATCAAGGGAACGGGCTGGGGCTGTGGCTGGCGGAGTGCTGCCAGGCGCATCCGCTGATGGCGCGGCTGCGCAGAATCATGCTGGTCACCTCTACCGCCCCCTGGCTGTATGAAAAGGTGGGATACACCGCGTTGAATCGCGAGGACTTTGTCTGGCAGATAGCCCGGCCGGACATTTACCGCCGCAGCCAAACCGAATGAGCTCACCCTATCGCCGCTTATTTAAGCGCCTGCCCGGCGAGCAGGCCAATCGCGATGATCACCATCGCCGCGCCGGAAAGGCGGCTGACCCGGCGAGCGGCCTGCGGCCGCGTCTGCAACACCGATTGCGAGCCGTAGCCCACCAGCAAATAAACCAGCCCGCAGCTGACCAGATGCAACAACCCCAGCGCCAGGATCTGCAGCGGGATCGGCCATGCGGCGTGGGGATCGGTAAACTGCGGCAATAAGGCCAAAAACAGCAGAAACACCTTGGGGTTCATGCCGCTGACGCAAACGCCCTTGCCGGCCCAGCGCATCCAGGAGCCGGAGCTCTGCCGCTCGCCGGCGTCCGGCACCGGCGGATGCCGCAGCATGTTGGCGCCGATCCACAGCAGATAAGCCGCGCCGACGACGGTGAGCACGGTGAGGGTCAGCGGGCTGCCGGCAACCAGCGCGCCTACGCCTGCGGCCACGATCGCGATCGCCAGCAGGTGCCCGAACAGCAGCCCCGCCACGGCGGGTACCACCACCCGGCCGCGAATGCCCGCAGAGATCACGTAGGCCCAGTCCACGCCGGGCGTAATGATAAACAAGATCGATACCGCCCAAAACGCGGCGAAAATAGCCGGCGTCATGGCTGCTCGCTCCCCTGCCAACGCCGCGGCGTCATTGGTTTTTTCATTCGACTTTCCTCATTGGGGCCGCGTCAAAAGCGCGCCGCTTAATTATTGGAAAGAATATCTGTGCGACGTTAAAATGTGTTGCCAATTACTTGCCGTAACGTCGCCAATTTGGGGAAATTATTCTAAATGGACAGGATAGATCGCAAAATTCTTGCTGAACTGCAGGCCGATGGGCGCCTGTCGGTGACGGAGCTGGCCGAACGGATAGGGCTCAGCGTTTCACCCTGCCATCGCCGGGTGCGCGCACTGGAGGGGTCGGGCGTGATCAGGGGCTACCGCGCTCAGCTGGATCCCGGCAGCCTGGGCTTTAATTTTTCCGCGCTGGTTTTCGTCACCATGCGGGAAGGCGATCGCCACGCCGTGGCCGCCTTTGAAGACGCCATGGTGGATATTCCCCAGGTGGTGCAGGCGCAAAGGCTGTTCGGCGATCCCGATTATCTGCTGCACGTCATCGCGCGCGATCTGCCCGCTTTCCAGCAGCTGTATGACGAGAAGCTTTCCGCCCTGCCCGGCGTTCAGCGCCTCAGCTCCACGCTGGTAATGAAAACCGTGGTGCCGGAGCGCTCCTTTTTGCCGCTGGGGAAATGACAACGGGAGCTTCTGCGCTCCCGTTTTATCGCTTAAGGCACAATCACGAAATCCGGATTGGCGATGGCGAACAAGGCATCGCGATCCGCCGCCGGCGGATAGATCCACTGGGTGTTGATTTCCTGTTTGATCTTTTTGCCTTCCTGCCGCGTGAAGCGCACCTGACGTTGCCACCCTTCGGTATAGAGCGCGCCCCAGGGGCCGAGATCCAGACAGGTCACATACTTCGGCTGGCTGTAAGGGTGCACCGGCAGGCCCACCAGCTCCGCCGCGGCATTGTGGCCGGCAACGCGCCCCAGGCTCATCGCGTGCTGGCAGGACATGACGTTATGGTTGCCCGCGTCGTCGGTCGCCGCCTTCACCGTATCCCCGGTGACGAACACCCCAGTCACCGCCGGGGCGCGCAGGAACGCGTCGCCGATGATGCGCCCGGAACCGTCGCGTTCGCCGGGGATCTGCGCCGTCAGCGGGTTTGCCCGCATGCCTGCCGCCAGGATCACCGTGTTGGCGGCGATGCGTTCGCCGTTCGACAGCGTAACGCCGTCGGCGTCGATGGCGGCAACGCGCAGCCCGGCCCGCGACTCAACGCCGCATTCTTCCAGCGCCTGGCGGATCACCACCGCGGGTTCAGCCCCCATCCCGGCGCCCACTTCCGCCGCCGTATCGACAATCACCACCCGCACATCGGCCTCTGCACCCAGCGCGGCGCGCAGGCGGTCGGGCATTTCAGTGGCGCTTTCCAGCCCGGTCAGGCCGCCGCCAACCACCACGGCGGTGTTGCGCGCCGCGCTGTGCGGCTTATCGGCCAGCGCCTTCAGATGGGCGTCCAGCCGCTGCGCGCTTTCCAGCGTATCGACGTTGAAACCGTATTCGGCAAAGCCGGGCACCGCAGGCACGAACAGCTGGCTGCCGGTCGCCAGCACAAAGCGATCGTAAGCCAAAGTCACGCTTTTGCCGCCCGCCTGCGCCACCGTCAGGGTGCTCTTTTCGGTGTCTATCCGCTCAACCAAACCGGCCAGGTGCTGCACGCCGACGGCGGCGAGCTGGGATGAAATGTCCGGATTCATGTTGTCCAGCACCGCCTCATACAAACGCGGGCGAATGGTGACGTTCGGCGTCGGCGACACCATGATCACTTCGATCTCCCCGGTTTTGCCGGCGAGAGAGATAGCGCGCATGGCGGATACTGCGGCCCAAAAACCGGCGAAACCAGAACCGGCGATCACGATTTTCTGCGTCATTGGATAACTCCTTAATACCAGATTAATCGGGCCATCGGGCGGCCCGTGACAGTTTCCGGACGAACGATCCCGCTCCGCCGCCCGTTGACCAGGCGCAGAGGAACCCCCGCCCATTCCGGAGAGGCGGGAAAATACGAAATAAGAGGAATTACCGCGGCGCGATTAGCTCTTGGCGCGCGCCGGCTTGCCGCTGCGGGTGGTGCGTTCCGCCAGCCGTTCATCCATCCAGATATTGACCTCGCCGAAGAAGCCCTGCGGCGCTTTGCGGCCGAAGCGCGCAGCGACGGCCCCCAGGGTTTGCGCCGCCAGGGCGTCGCGCATCGCCTTCTCCGCCTGCAGCATCACCGCATGGATCGCACACTTGCCCGATATCGCCCAGTCGGGCGGCGAATCGTCGAACACCGCGCAGCGGCCGCGCACTTCCTGGCAGTCGAACAGCGGTTTGTGCCCTTCAATGGCGTCGATGACCTCAAGGAAACTGATCTCATCCGCCGGGCGCGCCAGCCGGTAACCGCCGCGCACCCCTTCGCTGGCGGTGACTATCCCGGCCTTTTCCAGCTTGGGAAAGATCTTGGCCAGGAAGCTCGGCGAGATGCCCTGCAGCTCTGCCAGTTCGCGGCTGCTGAGGGCGCGCGGGTTGTCGCCGACCAGCCAAAGCAAACAGTGGATGCCATATTCAACGCTGGTTGTGATAAACGCCATAGTCAGTTTTGGGTGTCATGTTGTCTTCAATAACACAGACTATATTAGTCTCCGTTTACGTTGTCAATAAAACGAAGACAAACTTTGTCCGTGTTATTTTAACACAACAAACAGGAGGGATTCAGAAATGAAAAATAAAACATTTTTGCCCGATTCTCCCCTGGAGGAAGTTTCATTGCGGCCTGCGGCTGACTATGATGTGATCTGTTGCCAGCGCGCCGCGGTGCGGGCAATTGTGTGAGCCAACGCACTTTCGCGCGGTTTGCACCACTGAGCCCGGCGCAAAAGAAGAACTCTTGTCTGATGCTGACGTCTTAAGAGATGACTATTTAAGGGAAACGCCTGACTATGACCATCCGGTTGACCAAAACAGCGATAGCGCTACTGTTGCTCGGCACGCTTAACGCCACCGCACTGGCCCCGGCGCTGGCGGAAAGCCAGGATCAGCTGCCGGATATCGGCACTTCGGCCGGCGGCACGCTGAGCATCGGTCAGGAGCTGGCGATGGGCGACTTCTATGTGCGCCAGCTGCGCGCCAGCGCCCCTTTAATCAACGATCCGCTGCTGACCCAATACATCAACCAACTGGGCAACCGGCTGGTGGCGAGCGCCTACTCGGTACGCACGCCGTTCCACTTCTACCTGGTGCGCAACGACGAGATCAACGCCTTCGCCTTCTTCGGCGGCAACGTAGTGCTGCACTCTGCGCTGTTCCGCGTCAGCGATAACGAAAGCCAGCTGGCTTCGGTGCTGGCGCACGAAATTTCGCACGTTACCCAGCGCCATCTGGCGCGCGCGATGGAAGACCAGCAGCGCAACGCGCCCCTCACCTGGGTGGGCGCACTCGGCTCCATTCTGCTGGCGATGGCTAACCCGACCATGGGGATGGCGGCGCTGAGCGGTACCCTGGCCGGCACCCAGCAGGGCATGATCAGCTTTACCCAATCGAATGAACAGGAAGCGGACCGCATCGGTATTCAGGTGCTGCAGCGCGCGGGTTTCGATCCTGAGGCGATGCCCGATTTCCTGCAGAAGCTCTCGGATCAGTCGCGCTACGCCTCCAAACCGCCGGAAATGCTGCTGACCCACCCCTTGCCGGACAGCCGCCTTTCCGATGCGCGCAACCGCGCCAACCAAATGCCGAAGCATATCGTGCAGTCATCGCAGGATTACCTGATGGCCAAGGTGCGCTCGCTGGGCATGTACAGCTCAGAAGGTTACGGGCTGACGGAAGAGCTGCTCAATACCTACGGCAAAGGTAACGTACGTGAACAGGCGGCCGCCAAATATGGCCGCGCCATTCTGTTTTATGAAGCGAAAAAGTACGACGACGCGCGCAATATCATCCAACCGCTGCTGGCGCAGGATCCGAAAAACGTCTGGCTGCTGGACCTGATGACCGATATCGATCTCGGCCAGAAGCGCGCGCCGCAGGCCATTGCCCGCCTGCAGGCCGCCAACGCCGCCCAAAGCAATAACAGCGTGCTGCAGCTCAACCTGGCCAACGCCTACGTTGAAGGCAACCAGCCGGCCCAGGCGTCGAAAATTCTCAACCGCTATACCTTCGCCCACCCGGACGACCCGAACGGCTGGGATCTGCTGGCGCAGGCCAGCGCCGCCCAAGGGCTGCGCGACGAAGAACTCTCCGCCCGCGCCGAGAGCCTGGCGCTGACCGGCAATCTCGATCAGGCCATCGGCCTGCTCAGCAACGCCAGTTCGCTGCAGAAACTCGGCAGCCTGAAACAGGCGCGCTACGATGCGCGCATCGACCAGCTGCGCCAGCTGCAACAGCGCTTCCGCCAGTACCAGCGCAGCTGATTTAACAAGGAATGAACGCCATGAAAAACGTCACTATTTACCATAACCCGCGCTGCTCCAAGAGCCGTGAAACGCTGGCGCTGCTGGAACAGCACGGCGTCGCCCCCAAGGTGGTGCTGTACCTGGACACGCCGCCCTCGGCCAGCCAATTGAAAACGCTGCTGAAAGAGCTGGGCTTTGGTTCCGCGCGCGATCTGATGCGCAAGAAAGAAGATTTGTACAAGGAATTGAAGCTGGCGGATGAGAGCCTGAGCGAAGAACAGTTGCTCGCCGCCCTGGTGGAGCACCCGAAGCTGATCGAACGCCCAATCGTGGTGAAAGGCGGCAAGGCGCGCATCGGCCGGCCGCCGGAGCAGGTGCTGGAAATTCTGTAATGCCGACCCTGGGCGCGGTGGTTATCGTGCCCGATATTTCAAGATAAAAGGCTACAGCCCCAGGATCTCTTTGACAAACGGGATGGTCAGCTTGCGTTGGGCGGTGATCGACGCGCGATCGAGCTGATCCAGCGTCATGAACAGCGTGCGCATCTCGCGATCCAGCCGTTTCAGCAGGAAGCGGCCCACGTCCTCCGGCAGTTCAAACCCGCGCAGCTTGCCGCGCAGCTGCAGCGCCAGCAGTTTCTCTTCATCCGACAGCGGCTGCAGCTTGTAGATCTGCCCCCAATCCAGGCGCGAAGCCAGGTCCGGCAGGCGCAAATTCAGCTGGCGCGGCGGACGATCGCCGGTAATGAACAGCCGCGTGCGGCCGGTTTCCAGAATGCGGTTGTAGAGGTTGAAGATCGCCATTTCCCACTCTTCGTCGCCGGCGATGCACTCGATATTGTCGATGCACACCAGCGCCAGCTGCTCCATGCCGTCCAACACTTCAGGCACGAAGTAGGCGCGCTTGTCCAGCGGCACGTAACCCACCGCTTCACCCCGTTGCGAAAGCTCGGCGCAGGCCGCGTGCAGCAGATGGCTGCGCCCGCCGCCCTCACGTGACCAAAAATAGATATAGCTGCCATGTTCCTGACGAACGGCAGACTGGATCGCGGCTAACAGGGATGGGTTCTCGCCCGGATAAAAACTGGCGAAAGTTTCATCATCGGGAAGATAAAGTGGCAGTGAAAGCTGTGCCGGCGTATTCAGAAAAGCACCTCAACCAAAACTGGCAGGAAAACGCGGCCAGTCTAACACAGAAAATGGGCGCTGTTGAACCGGCTGGATTTTATGCCGCAATAGTGAGCGATCTCCGCTGGCCCGCTGCTGAAAATAACGGCGAAGGCGCACAACTAACCCTCTGCCCTGGCAGGTGAAATTTGTAATTTAACTCAAACCTGTCCTAGTATAGGGTGGCGAAATATAATCACCATCACCAATGGTTTCTTCAAGGATATAGACGATGAAAGTATGGAATAAAGTGCTTTTAGCCTCAGTTATTGGGTTGTTGGTTGCCGGCTGTGATGACTCTTCCAAGGTTGACGCCAACCTGGATAAGGCCAAAGACAGCGCGGAGCAGATGAAGGACGCAGCGCAGAAAAAAGCGGACGATCTGACGGATAAAGCGAAAGCGACCGCCGAAGAAATCAAAAAAGAGGCCGCCACTCAGGCGGACCAGCTGAAAGACAAGGCGTCAGCCATTAAGGATGACGCGGCCAAGCAGGCGGACGCCATCACCAATGACGCCAAGGCCAAGGCCGCCGCGATCAAAGACGACGCCGGCAAGCAGAGCCAGCAGTTGGTCGATCAGGCCAAGGCCATCAAGAATGACGCGATCAACGGCGCTAACGATCTGACCGAACAGGCCAAGGCGAAAACCGAAGCCATCAAGAACAGCGCAGAAAACAAAGCGGAAGAATTGAAGAATGACGCCGACAGCGCGAACACCAACAACGCGCAGCCGGCCGCTCAGCAATAACCAATACTCAGTAGCCTAGAAAGGAGCAGTAAATGGGGATTATTTCCTGGATTATCTTCGGCCTGATCGCCGGTATTTTGGCCAAGTGGATTATGCCTGGCAAAGACGGCGGCGGCTTTATCCTGACCATCGTATTGGGGATCGTCGGCGCAGTAGTGGGTGGCTATATCAGCACCTTCTTCGGCTACGGCAAAGTTGACGGCTTCAACTTCGGCAGCTTCGTGGTGGCGGTTATCGGCGCTATCGTGGTGCTGTTCGTATACCGCAAAATCCGCAGCTGATACCTGCGCATCCCGCATTAAACAGGGCAGCCATCGGCTGTAATGCCGGTCAGTTAAGCCTGACTGGCATTTTTTTATCCAATCTCTGTTCGCTCCGTGCAGGAAGAATTGCCGTAAGGACCCTGTATTTCTCTGCTGCCGCAATGAACGGCAATTGGAGGGGCCGAAGGCGCGGCCCCTCCACCCGCGCCCTCGCTTAACACCGTCTGTCCGCTGCGCGAATACCCTCGCTGCACCCGCGTTGTCGGGCGGGTCGGCTACGACAAACGTCCCTGTTAGTCTCGCCTCAACCGGCCTTCCCTGGCCGGTTGCCCCTGACAACGCCGTCTTGCTCGGCAGCCGGCGATGCGCGCCAAGGTCAACACCCGAATCTGCCGCCACCGGGCAACCTGTCCCCTCAGTTTGATATTGCGTTATGGAAGACAGTGAAAATAGTGAGATGAGCAGGGTGTTGGGCGCCCTTGAAGACGCCGAACGCAGGAGCGGCGCATAGGCGAAACCGCCATGGACGGCGGTTTCAGGCGAGACAGGCAGGGACGCCTGTCGTAGCCGGCCGTGATGCGACGGGACGGAGGGACAAATCTGTCAGGAACAGATTTGAACGCTGCTTGCAGCGGCCCCGAAGGGGCGAGGCCCAGGGATGGGCCGAGTAACGTTGGCGAAGCCAACCGTCTGATTGGGCAAGGGCGCGGGTTGCAAGGGGCCGCGCCTACGGCCCCTTGCTCGGTCGAGGTGGGTTAGTCTCATGGTACATCTCATATTCATCGACCGAAAACTTCACGAACACCCGCAGAAAAACGCTAACTGACAAGCATTACAGCCATCGGCTGCCCTGTTATTTACTTCGGCTCCACCGCCTCATCCGCCGCGTCGATCACCTCCTCTTCCTTGCGGTAGAGGCTGATGACCTTGAACAACAGGCTGAGGCCGATGCCGACGATGGTCGCCAGCGCCATGCCCTTCAGCTCTGCCGCACCGATATGCACCTTGGCGCCGCTCACGCCGATGATCAGGATCACCGAGGTCAGGATCAGGTTCTGCGCCTTGTTGTAATCCACCTTGGACTCGATCAGCACGCGGATGCCCGAAGCGCCAATCACCCCGTACAACAACAGCGACACGCCGCCCATCACCGGCACCGGCACCGCCTGGATCGCCGCCGCCAGCTTGCCGACGCAGGACAGCAGGATAGCCAGGATCGCCGCGCCGCCAATCACCCAGGTGCTGTAGACCTTGGTGATCGCCATTACGCCGATGTTTTCGCCGTAGGTGGTGTTGGGGGTCGAGCCAAAGAAGCCGGAAATCACCGTCGAGATGCCGTTGGCGAACATCGAGCGATGCAGGCCCGGATCGCGGATCAGGTCTTTTTTGACGATGTTGGCGGTCACCACCAGGTGGCCGA is drawn from Serratia entomophila and contains these coding sequences:
- a CDS encoding RrF2 family transcriptional regulator — protein: MAFITTSVEYGIHCLLWLVGDNPRALSSRELAELQGISPSFLAKIFPKLEKAGIVTASEGVRGGYRLARPADEISFLEVIDAIEGHKPLFDCQEVRGRCAVFDDSPPDWAISGKCAIHAVMLQAEKAMRDALAAQTLGAVAARFGRKAPQGFFGEVNIWMDERLAERTTRSGKPARAKS
- the bepA gene encoding beta-barrel assembly-enhancing protease, producing the protein MTIRLTKTAIALLLLGTLNATALAPALAESQDQLPDIGTSAGGTLSIGQELAMGDFYVRQLRASAPLINDPLLTQYINQLGNRLVASAYSVRTPFHFYLVRNDEINAFAFFGGNVVLHSALFRVSDNESQLASVLAHEISHVTQRHLARAMEDQQRNAPLTWVGALGSILLAMANPTMGMAALSGTLAGTQQGMISFTQSNEQEADRIGIQVLQRAGFDPEAMPDFLQKLSDQSRYASKPPEMLLTHPLPDSRLSDARNRANQMPKHIVQSSQDYLMAKVRSLGMYSSEGYGLTEELLNTYGKGNVREQAAAKYGRAILFYEAKKYDDARNIIQPLLAQDPKNVWLLDLMTDIDLGQKRAPQAIARLQAANAAQSNNSVLQLNLANAYVEGNQPAQASKILNRYTFAHPDDPNGWDLLAQASAAQGLRDEELSARAESLALTGNLDQAIGLLSNASSLQKLGSLKQARYDARIDQLRQLQQRFRQYQRS
- a CDS encoding GlsB/YeaQ/YmgE family stress response membrane protein, with the protein product MGIISWIIFGLIAGILAKWIMPGKDGGGFILTIVLGIVGAVVGGYISTFFGYGKVDGFNFGSFVVAVIGAIVVLFVYRKIRS
- a CDS encoding E3 ubiquitin--protein ligase, with protein sequence MKVWNKVLLASVIGLLVAGCDDSSKVDANLDKAKDSAEQMKDAAQKKADDLTDKAKATAEEIKKEAATQADQLKDKASAIKDDAAKQADAITNDAKAKAAAIKDDAGKQSQQLVDQAKAIKNDAINGANDLTEQAKAKTEAIKNSAENKAEELKNDADSANTNNAQPAAQQ
- the arsC gene encoding arsenate reductase (glutaredoxin) (This arsenate reductase requires both glutathione and glutaredoxin to convert arsenate to arsenite, after which the efflux transporter formed by ArsA and ArsB can extrude the arsenite from the cell, providing resistance.) yields the protein MKNVTIYHNPRCSKSRETLALLEQHGVAPKVVLYLDTPPSASQLKTLLKELGFGSARDLMRKKEDLYKELKLADESLSEEQLLAALVEHPKLIERPIVVKGGKARIGRPPEQVLEIL
- a CDS encoding NAD(P)/FAD-dependent oxidoreductase, whose translation is MTQKIVIAGSGFAGFWAAVSAMRAISLAGKTGEIEVIMVSPTPNVTIRPRLYEAVLDNMNPDISSQLAAVGVQHLAGLVERIDTEKSTLTVAQAGGKSVTLAYDRFVLATGSQLFVPAVPGFAEYGFNVDTLESAQRLDAHLKALADKPHSAARNTAVVVGGGLTGLESATEMPDRLRAALGAEADVRVVIVDTAAEVGAGMGAEPAVVIRQALEECGVESRAGLRVAAIDADGVTLSNGERIAANTVILAAGMRANPLTAQIPGERDGSGRIIGDAFLRAPAVTGVFVTGDTVKAATDDAGNHNVMSCQHAMSLGRVAGHNAAAELVGLPVHPYSQPKYVTCLDLGPWGALYTEGWQRQVRFTRQEGKKIKQEINTQWIYPPAADRDALFAIANPDFVIVP
- the hda gene encoding DnaA inactivator Hda encodes the protein MNTPAQLSLPLYLPDDETFASFYPGENPSLLAAIQSAVRQEHGSYIYFWSREGGGRSHLLHAACAELSQRGEAVGYVPLDKRAYFVPEVLDGMEQLALVCIDNIECIAGDEEWEMAIFNLYNRILETGRTRLFITGDRPPRQLNLRLPDLASRLDWGQIYKLQPLSDEEKLLALQLRGKLRGFELPEDVGRFLLKRLDREMRTLFMTLDQLDRASITAQRKLTIPFVKEILGL